The Candidatus Omnitrophota bacterium genome window below encodes:
- a CDS encoding glycosyltransferase family 2 protein: MSPNVMSNSATRLVALLFTQVFLVTSITPGWAQMRESACIPPSVNIPVMGQDAGPAMQRMIQVMEAAASTAEPIQWSRRIDNAPVMAEAFRKALLTAFDRHGSGELIPLEDVLKDLLEWDLQCLLPEINSAAIPRAICAAHHYLNADVRKAFDIRLQHLAPHDYAGHRRYVKDLRLSLLRQMALGDGIRSAKAKTMLSDQLLEMGILRPDEVPAFGKSLSGNWPAVWSKWIKGQAILVKGIPVRYDVLSGRIVVENSFDLRSFSAELFSLNAPPKIVITTLNWNGGKETEKLLRSLEQLEYPYVELVILDNGSTEDKFYETHKASLLEKFPNLCATHLLRSDTNLGFDEGHNVAAEFGCDVLVAEAIWCLNNDAAVQPGALAALVRVLQEGAEDVPADDIGVLGSVIVSLEKPDEILNAGSRFLGSTWLKRPGIRTIDPSQPAMTVDTVSGAAILIREKVWHGIGGWPGHFFAYAEESFLGGKLQDAGLCTVLVSDSRVQHTRGGGSTGGPSSPFVLRNSARNHIAVVRSFGGVSLKWLFQYSAINAVRVLRGIRSGKPRASWAVLQGMTDGVRGIDHRLPVPNVQGVSYVSGKAYRRTEEQKAAGLVASGYMAAFSSGSQREAANKEMGVRARMGAQREYEAGGDHAEAVRAKLSGWTASGSVTEKESQILEVLARSLDRREVRLFISPQSNLGPNPGQLATACSIPREGGGLDIYLASNLSEEVQLEALFEEIFENLELLPGAVFEGMSRVPPMNWSHSLASSFARLSHDPTRGLPSDSFELRLQALVRAKDLATLFQLYGESRQWLEDHVRRNDIPSEKEDAETYVRIKALVETTGSRIGEAYEQVRREVYAERLRDLRIPGILMPSDIVRDVMQAATSGDGVRYALLKTEILEWANYLVQHQYMLLQEDYAVAVVNPQEAALHATAFVQTFEATLSQSVALKVMEDRAVNAILTKRWKDLEFVTAQVSEAFEKIQRSGQGLDAPDNPFDYSSRQLKALAGVYWDWQQNVELASLAAQLFDRAFQEGSPLIHPGVRQILGELGVHDVLKQDSIILLILKWIDIAGQNQDHPDVSRARFAAVALAELEQQDWFTQRADRQQLMQDMGFEDVADLADLEGLAGNVRASMSPGDQDEIPGERFFRTLRLVNSLFPLGGASQPLFSEGAFDQMQTNYVYSDSGKARIVREALLWINEVQFLMTEASVDPNTGENIAAALDHEYERFLHSDSGAFFDQVGKIRVLSAVDFLKEVGEELEHRDFERGDLAVAAANILLFGQEAVKRDPVVAFLRKHGVVNTDLLGTIIAYAHQLRMRKDLVVMLWERFDLMNQGIEAAILGAHAQDVATILDILENSANAAGAITRLNAMEIKTAGPKRIGMTVVVQRLVKQLRAGEDSGGQGYRNYNASDTLLEQANTAGILELGL, encoded by the coding sequence GTGTCCCCTAATGTCATGAGCAATTCAGCCACACGCCTCGTCGCACTCCTATTTACGCAAGTCTTCTTGGTGACCAGCATCACTCCCGGCTGGGCGCAGATGCGGGAGTCTGCCTGCATTCCTCCTTCTGTGAATATCCCCGTTATGGGACAGGATGCCGGTCCCGCAATGCAGAGAATGATACAGGTAATGGAGGCCGCTGCCTCAACTGCGGAGCCGATTCAGTGGTCTCGGAGAATCGACAATGCGCCTGTCATGGCGGAAGCGTTTCGTAAGGCGCTTTTGACTGCTTTTGATCGTCATGGTTCTGGTGAGTTAATTCCCCTGGAAGATGTCCTCAAAGATCTCCTGGAGTGGGACCTTCAGTGCCTGCTTCCTGAAATTAACTCTGCCGCAATTCCCCGCGCGATTTGTGCTGCGCATCACTATCTAAATGCGGATGTCCGGAAGGCTTTTGATATACGCTTGCAACATCTTGCTCCTCACGACTATGCGGGTCACCGGCGGTATGTCAAAGATCTTCGCCTTTCTCTTCTTAGGCAAATGGCTTTGGGAGACGGTATCCGCTCCGCCAAAGCAAAGACAATGCTGTCCGATCAACTTCTTGAAATGGGAATTCTGCGTCCAGATGAGGTTCCGGCCTTTGGCAAGAGTTTGTCCGGGAATTGGCCCGCAGTCTGGAGTAAGTGGATCAAGGGGCAAGCCATCTTAGTCAAGGGAATACCCGTTCGCTACGATGTCCTTTCCGGCCGGATTGTCGTGGAGAATTCATTTGACTTGCGATCCTTTTCCGCAGAACTGTTTTCTTTGAACGCCCCTCCGAAGATTGTGATCACCACACTCAATTGGAATGGCGGGAAGGAGACAGAAAAGTTGCTCCGGAGTCTGGAGCAACTTGAGTATCCCTATGTGGAACTCGTGATACTGGACAACGGGTCCACTGAGGATAAATTTTATGAAACACACAAAGCAAGCCTCCTGGAGAAGTTCCCGAATCTGTGCGCGACCCACCTGCTGCGGTCTGATACGAATTTGGGTTTTGATGAAGGCCACAATGTTGCTGCTGAATTCGGGTGCGATGTATTGGTCGCGGAGGCAATATGGTGTCTGAATAACGACGCGGCGGTTCAACCAGGCGCTCTTGCCGCCTTAGTGCGTGTGCTTCAGGAGGGAGCGGAGGACGTGCCCGCAGATGACATCGGGGTGCTTGGCAGTGTCATTGTCTCCTTGGAGAAGCCGGACGAGATTCTTAATGCGGGATCCAGATTTCTAGGGAGCACATGGTTAAAACGGCCGGGGATTCGCACGATCGATCCTTCTCAACCAGCAATGACGGTGGATACTGTTTCTGGAGCGGCGATTCTTATTAGGGAAAAAGTCTGGCACGGGATTGGAGGCTGGCCAGGCCATTTTTTTGCCTATGCTGAGGAAAGCTTTCTGGGAGGGAAGTTGCAAGATGCAGGATTGTGCACAGTGCTGGTCAGTGACAGCCGAGTTCAGCATACCCGGGGAGGAGGAAGCACGGGAGGCCCTTCCAGTCCATTCGTGCTAAGGAATAGCGCGCGAAACCACATTGCTGTGGTGCGAAGTTTTGGAGGGGTTTCACTTAAATGGCTGTTTCAGTATTCGGCCATAAACGCAGTGAGAGTGCTTCGTGGAATTCGCTCCGGCAAACCTAGGGCTTCATGGGCTGTGCTGCAAGGGATGACAGACGGAGTGCGGGGGATAGATCACCGTCTTCCAGTACCCAATGTTCAAGGGGTCAGCTATGTTTCCGGGAAAGCTTACCGGCGCACGGAGGAACAAAAAGCGGCTGGGTTAGTCGCCTCAGGCTATATGGCCGCCTTTTCGTCCGGCTCCCAGCGCGAAGCAGCCAATAAAGAAATGGGAGTCCGGGCAAGGATGGGGGCCCAGAGGGAATACGAAGCAGGCGGGGATCATGCAGAAGCCGTTCGAGCCAAGCTTTCCGGGTGGACTGCATCCGGCAGTGTGACAGAAAAGGAGTCCCAAATTCTGGAGGTTCTGGCGCGCTCTTTAGATCGTCGGGAAGTTCGTCTCTTCATCAGTCCTCAGAGTAATCTGGGGCCCAATCCCGGCCAATTGGCCACAGCCTGTAGTATTCCGCGAGAGGGTGGCGGCCTCGATATTTACCTGGCTTCAAATCTCAGTGAAGAGGTGCAGCTGGAGGCTCTCTTTGAAGAGATCTTCGAGAATCTTGAATTGCTTCCAGGCGCTGTGTTTGAAGGGATGTCTCGGGTTCCTCCCATGAATTGGAGCCATTCCCTGGCATCGAGTTTTGCGCGCCTGTCCCACGATCCCACGAGAGGCCTGCCGTCGGATTCCTTTGAGCTGCGCCTGCAAGCGCTGGTGCGCGCCAAGGACTTGGCCACGCTCTTTCAGCTTTATGGAGAAAGCAGGCAGTGGTTGGAAGATCATGTCCGGCGCAACGATATTCCCAGCGAGAAGGAAGACGCGGAGACATATGTTCGTATAAAAGCCCTGGTTGAGACAACGGGCTCCAGAATTGGGGAAGCCTATGAGCAGGTTCGCCGGGAAGTCTATGCGGAGCGTTTGCGAGACCTCCGGATTCCGGGGATTCTTATGCCTTCGGATATTGTCAGGGATGTCATGCAGGCGGCAACCAGCGGGGACGGTGTGCGGTATGCGCTGCTTAAGACTGAAATTCTTGAATGGGCCAATTACCTTGTGCAGCATCAGTATATGCTCCTGCAGGAGGACTATGCCGTTGCTGTAGTGAATCCACAAGAAGCAGCTCTGCATGCGACCGCTTTTGTGCAAACCTTTGAAGCTACTCTGTCGCAAAGTGTGGCGCTCAAAGTTATGGAAGACAGGGCCGTTAACGCCATCCTTACCAAGAGGTGGAAGGACCTTGAGTTCGTCACTGCCCAGGTATCGGAAGCCTTCGAAAAAATCCAGAGATCCGGGCAAGGGCTGGATGCCCCGGATAATCCTTTTGACTACAGTTCAAGGCAGCTGAAAGCTCTAGCCGGCGTGTACTGGGATTGGCAACAGAATGTTGAATTGGCGAGCTTGGCAGCGCAATTATTTGATCGTGCTTTTCAAGAAGGTTCTCCGTTGATCCACCCTGGAGTCAGGCAAATCCTGGGCGAACTGGGTGTGCATGATGTCCTGAAGCAGGACAGTATTATCCTCTTGATCTTGAAATGGATTGATATTGCCGGGCAGAATCAAGATCATCCCGATGTTTCCAGGGCCCGATTTGCGGCTGTGGCCTTGGCTGAACTGGAACAGCAGGACTGGTTCACTCAGCGTGCGGACCGGCAGCAGCTGATGCAGGATATGGGATTTGAGGATGTGGCAGATCTGGCAGATCTGGAAGGGCTTGCCGGAAATGTGCGCGCCTCCATGTCCCCAGGGGATCAGGATGAGATCCCCGGAGAACGCTTTTTTCGGACGTTAAGGCTGGTCAACAGCCTGTTTCCTTTGGGTGGAGCAAGCCAACCACTCTTTAGTGAGGGAGCATTCGATCAAATGCAGACAAATTATGTCTACTCCGATTCGGGCAAGGCCCGAATTGTGCGTGAGGCCTTGTTATGGATTAACGAGGTGCAGTTCTTAATGACGGAAGCTTCCGTGGACCCCAATACCGGAGAAAACATTGCGGCTGCCTTGGACCATGAGTACGAAAGGTTTTTGCACAGCGATTCCGGAGCGTTTTTTGATCAGGTGGGCAAGATAAGAGTTTTATCGGCTGTTGATTTCCTGAAAGAGGTGGGGGAGGAATTGGAACACAGGGATTTTGAGCGCGGAGATCTCGCTGTGGCAGCGGCGAATATTTTGCTTTTTGGACAAGAAGCAGTGAAGAGAGATCCTGTCGTTGCCTTCTTGAGAAAACACGGTGTCGTGAATACAGACCTTCTTGGAACCATAATCGCCTATGCGCACCAACTGCGGATGAGAAAGGACCTGGTGGTAATGCTCTGGGAGAGATTCGACTTGATGAACCAGGGGATCGAGGCCGCGATTCTGGGAGCGCATGCTCAAGATGTCGCCACGATTCTGGATATTTTGGAAAACTCAGCGAATGCGGCAGGGGCAATCACACGTCTTAATGCAATGGAAATCAAGACCGCAGGCCCGAAGCGGATCGGGATGACAGTGGTTGTTCAAAGGCTTGTAAAGCAACTGAGGGCTGGTGAGGATTCCGGCGGGCAGGGGTATAGAAATTACAATGCTTCAGACACTCTCTTAGAGCAGGCAAATACTGCCGGCATTCTTGAACTGGGATTGTAA
- a CDS encoding monovalent cation/H+ antiporter subunit D family protein (subunit D of antiporter complex involved in resistance to high concentrations of Na+, K+, Li+ and/or alkali; contains an oxidoreductase domain; catalyzes the transfer of electrons from NADH to ubiquinone), protein MNQTTSAIPILAVAVSLAAVPLIVASSRRPNLREFWTLAAAVIKFGLVFSLLGPVLSGETPIARLGSLAPGLPLYLRVDAFGLFFALVASALWILTSVYSIGYIRGLDSPKQTRYFASFAVCLGSTIGLAFSGNLITFLIFYEMLSIATYPLVIHKENQESLAAGRKYLTYALSAGLLLILATAWTSQLAPTLEFKAGGFLVPAMTGKGELRILFSLFILGVGVKAAIMPLHSWLPTAMAAPTPVSALLHAVAVVKAGVFGVVRVVFFIFGPNTLSSIGVADILAWSGAITFVLASFVALRQDHLKRRLAYSTIGHLSYIVMGAAVLTPAALTGATLHLAFHAVMKITLFFCAGAIYVKAHLENISDMDGLGRQMPFTFGAFTVGALGLAGVPPVCGFVSKWYLGKGTVDAGDFWFLGFLLLSGLLNAAYFFPVFLRGFFGAPAKEIRVNEASAPMVVPLTITAAAALVLGIAPNAVFHFVDLAQLVVKSAF, encoded by the coding sequence ATGAACCAGACGACATCCGCTATACCAATTTTAGCAGTGGCTGTGAGCCTCGCCGCTGTGCCGCTTATTGTGGCCAGCAGCCGGCGGCCGAACCTGCGTGAGTTCTGGACCCTGGCAGCGGCAGTGATCAAGTTCGGGCTGGTCTTTTCCTTGCTTGGCCCAGTCCTCAGCGGTGAAACCCCCATCGCGCGTTTGGGCTCCCTGGCCCCGGGACTTCCCTTATATCTGCGCGTGGACGCCTTTGGACTCTTCTTTGCGCTGGTGGCTTCTGCCTTGTGGATACTCACCTCCGTCTATTCCATTGGATATATCCGCGGACTGGACTCGCCAAAGCAAACCCGGTACTTTGCCAGCTTTGCCGTATGCCTGGGCTCGACCATCGGCCTTGCCTTTTCCGGAAATCTCATCACTTTCCTCATCTTCTACGAAATGCTATCGATAGCGACTTATCCACTAGTTATCCACAAGGAGAATCAGGAGTCCCTCGCCGCAGGGCGTAAGTATTTGACCTATGCCCTGAGCGCCGGACTCCTGCTCATCCTGGCCACAGCCTGGACCTCCCAACTCGCGCCCACATTGGAATTTAAGGCCGGGGGCTTCCTGGTCCCCGCTATGACCGGCAAGGGTGAGCTTCGTATCTTGTTTAGTTTGTTTATCTTAGGTGTCGGAGTCAAAGCAGCCATCATGCCCCTGCATTCTTGGCTGCCCACCGCCATGGCCGCGCCCACCCCTGTGTCCGCGCTGCTGCACGCCGTGGCCGTGGTCAAGGCCGGGGTCTTTGGGGTGGTCCGGGTGGTGTTCTTTATTTTTGGTCCCAACACCTTATCCTCAATCGGGGTTGCGGATATTTTGGCCTGGTCTGGGGCCATCACCTTTGTGCTGGCGAGCTTTGTAGCGCTGCGCCAGGACCATCTCAAGCGACGGCTTGCCTATTCCACCATTGGCCACCTTTCTTATATTGTGATGGGGGCTGCGGTGCTGACGCCTGCGGCCCTGACCGGAGCCACCCTGCACCTGGCCTTTCACGCAGTCATGAAGATCACCCTCTTTTTCTGCGCCGGGGCCATTTACGTAAAAGCCCATTTGGAGAATATCTCGGATATGGACGGGCTGGGCAGGCAAATGCCCTTTACCTTTGGGGCGTTCACCGTCGGGGCCCTGGGGCTGGCCGGCGTGCCTCCTGTGTGCGGCTTTGTCAGCAAGTGGTACCTGGGCAAGGGCACGGTGGATGCCGGGGACTTCTGGTTCCTGGGCTTTCTCCTGTTGAGCGGGCTGCTCAATGCCGCGTATTTCTTCCCCGTGTTCCTGAGGGGATTCTTTGGAGCGCCTGCAAAGGAGATACGCGTAAACGAGGCCTCGGCTCCGATGGTGGTGCCGCTGACGATCACAGCCGCGGCCGCCTTGGTGTTGGGAATCGCCCCCAATGCCGTGTTTCACTTTGTGGACTTGGCTCAGCTCGTGGTCAAGTCCGCATTCTGA
- a CDS encoding NADH/ubiquinone/plastoquinone (complex I), which produces MTLVHYPLLTVFIPLFAAVLIPLLAWKRPHAAFGLALSGSLGSAACALAGLRYVLMNGPLSYAIASWAPPLGIEYVLDPIAGYVSSVIACVAAAVVLFTKARMLPRLGARAGAFYALVLLLIAGLLGIVITGDLFNLYVFLEISSLAAYALIALGSARSAFAAFRYLLLGTLAGSLYLLGVGQLYVLTGTLNMADMAMLLPGVWSSPVIQLGLILIVSGLCLKMALFPLHTWLPDAYSYAPTGISALISSTMSKVAAYALVRVLFWVFNAGHGNYCDPVLQVIAGLGAVAIVAGSVLAIAQQEYKRMLAYSSVAQVGYIAVGIGMANPWALTGALFHILAHAVAKALLFLVGGQAQGPETVLGPEEPDTLPIRSLTGLGKRQPMVAACFTVAALSMVGVPPLAGFFSKWYLVLGALHGRHWVLLIAILSSTLLNAVYFFRILERMYLHAGAREVSPEEIRPCESNAEGHTSADLKGRISSGDTSLPEALAITIPIVGLAIAVLAAGVLSSGIVSGVILKGIQGIL; this is translated from the coding sequence ATGACCCTCGTCCATTACCCCTTGCTCACGGTCTTCATACCCCTGTTTGCGGCGGTTCTGATCCCGCTGCTCGCATGGAAACGGCCGCATGCGGCGTTTGGGCTTGCGCTCTCGGGCAGCTTAGGTTCTGCGGCTTGTGCTTTGGCCGGGCTTCGTTACGTATTGATGAACGGCCCCTTGTCCTATGCCATCGCCAGCTGGGCCCCTCCGCTGGGCATTGAGTACGTGCTGGATCCTATTGCCGGGTACGTGAGCAGCGTGATTGCCTGCGTTGCCGCGGCTGTGGTGCTTTTTACCAAGGCCCGCATGTTGCCTCGGCTCGGTGCGCGGGCGGGAGCTTTCTATGCCCTGGTGCTGCTGCTGATCGCGGGGTTGTTGGGCATAGTCATCACCGGAGACCTGTTCAATCTCTATGTGTTTTTGGAAATCTCCTCCTTGGCCGCCTATGCACTCATCGCTCTCGGCAGCGCGCGTTCCGCGTTTGCGGCCTTCCGCTACCTGCTCTTGGGGACTCTGGCCGGCTCCCTCTATTTGCTCGGAGTCGGACAGCTTTATGTGCTGACCGGCACGCTCAACATGGCGGATATGGCAATGCTCTTGCCCGGGGTGTGGAGTTCCCCTGTGATCCAGCTCGGGCTGATTTTAATTGTGAGCGGCCTGTGCTTGAAGATGGCACTCTTTCCTTTGCATACCTGGTTGCCCGATGCCTACAGCTATGCGCCCACGGGTATTTCTGCGCTGATCTCCTCGACCATGAGCAAGGTGGCGGCCTATGCGCTGGTGCGCGTTTTGTTTTGGGTCTTTAATGCCGGGCACGGGAATTACTGCGACCCTGTCCTGCAAGTAATCGCCGGACTCGGAGCAGTGGCCATCGTGGCAGGCTCCGTGCTGGCTATTGCTCAACAAGAGTACAAACGCATGCTCGCCTACAGCAGCGTGGCGCAGGTGGGCTATATCGCCGTGGGGATCGGGATGGCCAATCCCTGGGCCTTGACCGGCGCGCTTTTCCATATATTGGCCCATGCCGTGGCCAAGGCCTTGCTGTTCTTGGTGGGGGGACAGGCGCAGGGGCCGGAGACGGTTCTGGGACCGGAAGAGCCTGACACCCTCCCCATCCGTTCCTTAACCGGACTGGGCAAACGGCAACCTATGGTGGCAGCCTGCTTTACCGTGGCAGCACTCTCCATGGTGGGCGTACCGCCGCTGGCCGGGTTTTTCAGCAAGTGGTATTTGGTGCTGGGCGCATTGCACGGAAGGCATTGGGTCCTCCTTATTGCCATTCTTTCGAGCACTCTGCTCAATGCCGTCTATTTCTTCCGCATTTTGGAGCGTATGTATTTGCACGCAGGGGCCAGGGAGGTATCTCCGGAGGAGATACGTCCCTGTGAGTCAAATGCTGAGGGACACACCTCTGCAGACCTTAAGGGACGCATCTCCTCCGGAGATACGTCCCTCCCCGAGGCTCTGGCGATAACGATCCCCATCGTGGGCTTGGCGATCGCCGTGCTGGCTGCGGGCGTTTTGAGCTCGGGGATCGTATCCGGTGTAATTTTGAAGGGAATACAGGGAATCCTATGA
- a CDS encoding F0F1 ATP synthase subunit epsilon, which yields MSTKPFTLNILTPDRMAYEGQVTSVIAPSTQGAIGVWADHAPLVSALAGGSLRYQPAGGSWQSLQVGPGVLEMARNTLTLLLESVEGESAAVAGPYA from the coding sequence ATGTCAACGAAACCCTTTACCCTCAACATCCTCACCCCTGACCGCATGGCGTATGAAGGCCAAGTCACCTCCGTGATTGCGCCTTCGACCCAAGGCGCGATCGGGGTCTGGGCGGATCATGCTCCCCTGGTCTCCGCCCTTGCCGGCGGATCTCTCCGGTACCAGCCTGCCGGAGGCAGTTGGCAGTCCCTCCAGGTAGGCCCCGGCGTGCTGGAGATGGCCCGGAATACCCTGACACTGCTCCTGGAGAGCGTGGAAGGGGAGTCCGCCGCAGTCGCGGGCCCTTACGCTTAA
- a CDS encoding Na(+)/H(+) antiporter subunit D, which translates to MTLHPALPLLLGAVFLWVLPPKLRPWLSVLAGALALWMITGLGAESSLSLNLMSFNLQLLAVDKLSRVFGFIFALITALGSVYALHNKDAKEQTAVLLYAAGTQIVCFAGDLLTLYAGWEVMAVTAATLVWLRRNPESLAAGLRYLLMHLFGGTVMLAGILLHWNATGSLAFVGAHFSGLSGGMILFGFLLNAAVPPLGAWLPDAYPQATVTGTVFLSAFTTKAGVYCLARAFPGTELLLWLGVMMALYGVVFAVLENDIRRLLGYHIISQVGYMVAGVGLGTEMAINGATAHAFCHILYKALLLMGAGTVLYSTGKSKLTELGGLYNRMRLAFWLYMIGAFSISGFPLFNGFISKSMVVAAAHHEHHYWMFYGLQLASVGTFLSIGLKLPWFAWAGKSLSPLEVKPLPQNMVWGMGAVAALCFVSGVMPALLYPHLPYAVHYQPYTAHHLAEMMQILIFTAAGFFLLLKKLKIQDTLTVDTDWFYRKPGLAAASALVGGVNAVFSKSLQALLNAAHAIVLPVWNPDENRMSLQNSGMLLILFLVVLGILCL; encoded by the coding sequence GTGACTTTACACCCTGCACTACCCCTGCTTTTGGGAGCGGTCTTTCTCTGGGTCTTGCCGCCAAAGCTGCGCCCATGGCTCAGTGTGCTTGCCGGGGCACTGGCCCTCTGGATGATCACGGGCCTCGGCGCAGAGTCCTCGCTGTCCCTAAATCTGATGAGCTTTAATCTGCAGCTCCTGGCCGTGGACAAGCTCAGCCGCGTGTTCGGTTTTATCTTTGCGCTCATCACGGCCCTCGGATCTGTCTACGCCCTGCACAACAAGGATGCCAAGGAACAGACAGCCGTCCTCCTGTATGCCGCAGGCACTCAGATTGTGTGCTTTGCCGGGGATCTGCTCACCCTGTATGCGGGATGGGAGGTCATGGCCGTAACCGCAGCCACCCTGGTCTGGCTGCGCCGTAACCCGGAATCCCTGGCCGCCGGCCTGCGTTACCTCCTCATGCACCTCTTTGGCGGCACGGTGATGCTGGCCGGGATCCTTTTGCACTGGAATGCCACAGGCTCTCTCGCCTTTGTGGGGGCCCATTTTAGCGGCCTTTCAGGCGGAATGATCCTGTTTGGTTTCCTCCTGAACGCGGCTGTACCGCCTTTGGGGGCCTGGCTCCCGGACGCATACCCTCAAGCCACGGTCACAGGCACGGTCTTCCTCAGCGCCTTTACCACCAAGGCCGGAGTCTACTGCCTGGCACGCGCCTTCCCGGGCACGGAACTTCTATTGTGGCTGGGGGTGATGATGGCTCTGTACGGCGTGGTGTTTGCGGTCCTGGAAAACGATATCCGCCGCCTCTTGGGCTATCACATCATTTCCCAGGTGGGATACATGGTCGCAGGAGTGGGCCTGGGCACAGAAATGGCCATCAACGGCGCCACGGCACACGCCTTTTGCCACATCCTCTACAAAGCCTTGCTCTTGATGGGTGCAGGCACAGTGCTCTACTCCACCGGAAAATCCAAACTCACCGAACTCGGCGGCCTGTACAACCGCATGCGCCTGGCCTTTTGGCTCTATATGATCGGCGCCTTTTCGATCAGCGGCTTCCCTCTTTTCAACGGATTCATTTCCAAGAGCATGGTCGTGGCAGCGGCTCATCACGAACACCACTACTGGATGTTCTACGGCCTCCAGCTCGCTTCCGTAGGAACCTTCTTGAGTATCGGCCTCAAACTGCCCTGGTTTGCCTGGGCGGGCAAGTCGCTATCTCCGCTGGAAGTCAAACCTCTACCGCAAAATATGGTTTGGGGAATGGGGGCTGTTGCCGCGCTTTGCTTTGTTTCAGGCGTGATGCCGGCTCTCTTGTATCCGCACCTGCCTTATGCCGTGCATTACCAACCCTACACAGCGCATCATCTCGCGGAGATGATGCAAATCTTGATCTTCACGGCCGCCGGATTCTTCTTGCTTCTCAAGAAACTCAAAATCCAAGACACCCTTACAGTTGATACTGATTGGTTCTACCGAAAACCAGGCCTGGCTGCCGCAAGCGCCTTGGTCGGAGGCGTTAACGCGGTCTTCTCCAAGAGTCTTCAGGCACTGCTCAACGCCGCCCACGCAATTGTGCTGCCTGTCTGGAATCCGGATGAAAACCGGATGTCCCTGCAAAACTCCGGCATGCTGCTGATCCTATTCCTGGTTGTCTTGGGAATTTTGTGTTTGTGA